One Candidatus Zixiibacteriota bacterium genomic window, TGCACTCTCCGAGGTGATCGGCGCGTTGCCGATAATTCATGACGAAAACCTGCTGGTCGGTTCTTCTACCGCCGACGATGCCGGGGTATATCGCATTTCCAAGACCGAAGCGCTGATACTGACGGTCGATTTCTTTCCACCGATCGTCGATGATCCATACACTTTCGGTCAGATTGCGGCCGCCAATGCCCTTTCCGATGTTTTCGCGATGGGTGGCAAACCCCTGGTGGGTTTAAATATCGCTTGCTTTCCAGCCGATATGCCGTTGACCATACTGGCCGACATACTGCGCGGGGGACAGGACAAGGTGCATGAAGCCGGGGCACTCATTGTCGGCGGACATACGGTCAAGGATAAAGAAATCAAGTACGGTGTGGCGGTCACCGGCAGGATCCTGATCGATGATATCAAGACCAACTCTTCAGCTGTGGTCGGTGATCTGCTGATATTAACCAAACCGCTCGGCACCGGGATCATATCGACCGCCCTCAAGCGCGGGAAAGCTGAATCACCCGATGTCGATTACATCATGAAACAGATGAGCGCGCTCAACAATATCGCTTCGGACGCCATGGTACGGCATAATGCCTCCTCGGCCACTGATATCACCGGTTTCGGGTTGATCGGGCATGCTCTCGAAATGGCTCGCGGATCAAATCTCACTTTCAGGCTGAAATCGGACGATATTCCCCTGATTCCAAACGCCTTAAGGTATTCATCCGAAGGTTTCATCCCGGGAGGCCTGAACGACAACCGCAGGACTTTCGAGCCGGAAGTTAATTATCTAAGCCAACCCGAAAAAGCGCGTGATCATTTGCTCTATGACCCCCAGACCTCCGGTGGCCTGTTGGTTTCAGCCTCGCCCCGGAATGCGAAAGCTATTGTGGAGGAGATCAAGTCACGTGGCTCGGAAGCAGTGATAATCGGCGAAGTGGTAAGAAAAGAACAAAAACCAATAGTGATCGAGTAGATGCAGAGTTACGAATTCAAACCGATCGGGCTGATACGGACGCCCTATAAAACACCCTCCGAGTGTCCCCGCCAGGGATATCATGGCCGAGGTGTTCAAGCGACAATCGAATTAAACGAAGAATTCGTCGATGGGCTTAAAGATCTGGAGGGGTTTTCTCACCTGATTCTTTGCTGGGTATTTCATAAGTCAGAGGGTTATAAGCTTCTGGCTTGTCCGCCCGATGAAACCGAAACGCATGGTGTTTTCGCCACCCGTTCGCCTAAGAGGCCAAACCCGATCGGGTTGACCGTGGTGAA contains:
- the tsaA gene encoding tRNA (N6-threonylcarbamoyladenosine(37)-N6)-methyltransferase TrmO, encoding MQSYEFKPIGLIRTPYKTPSECPRQGYHGRGVQATIELNEEFVDGLKDLEGFSHLILCWVFHKSEGYKLLACPPDETETHGVFATRSPKRPNPIGLTVVKLSKIEGSILYIEDPDMVDGTPLLDIKPYLLPPDSLGEVRRGWLDSSRHG
- the selD gene encoding selenide, water dikinase SelD; this encodes MIRLTEKVSCAGUASKLGAGALSEVIGALPIIHDENLLVGSSTADDAGVYRISKTEALILTVDFFPPIVDDPYTFGQIAAANALSDVFAMGGKPLVGLNIACFPADMPLTILADILRGGQDKVHEAGALIVGGHTVKDKEIKYGVAVTGRILIDDIKTNSSAVVGDLLILTKPLGTGIISTALKRGKAESPDVDYIMKQMSALNNIASDAMVRHNASSATDITGFGLIGHALEMARGSNLTFRLKSDDIPLIPNALRYSSEGFIPGGLNDNRRTFEPEVNYLSQPEKARDHLLYDPQTSGGLLVSASPRNAKAIVEEIKSRGSEAVIIGEVVRKEQKPIVIE